A window of Dromiciops gliroides isolate mDroGli1 chromosome X, mDroGli1.pri, whole genome shotgun sequence contains these coding sequences:
- the LOC122733788 gene encoding uncharacterized protein LOC122733788, translating to MDFSTAIQDVASHYLSIFVIGFYILGSLQEGRELIILVTQVLSLELLIPMHLALMKTLHVLRTYFWWFLSTLFHWSQRCNLSLWRELRQKQGKVLFDWTQQAYIGLVIFCQKNSNACKSILDKTTRQLLFTSLLEYLDKFWVLVYQWTQIMITFSIRKQVKTWWGFHSTAVPYEPYAPILPGCQQTSDPMSTRADLTYCKRPSPRFHRRQIPGRAHKVKREKQEL from the coding sequence ATGGACTTCTCTACAGCTATACAGGATGTGGCCTCCCACTATCTCTCCATTTTTGTGATTGGATTCTACATCTTGGGAAGCCTGCAGGAAGGTAGGGAGCTGATCATCCTAGTGACCCAGGTACTCTCTCTGGAGCTTCTGATCCCCATGCACCTAGCTCTGATGAAGACCCTGCATGTGCTGAGGACCTACTTCTGGTGGTTCCTTTCTACCCTGTTTCACTGGAGCCAAAGATGCAACCTGTCCCTgtggagggaactgaggcagaaacaAGGAAAGGTCCTTTTCGACTGGACCCAGCAGGCATACATTGGCTTAGTCATCTTCTGCCAAAAGAACAGTAATGCCTGCAAGAGCATTCTGGATAAAACCACAAGACAGCTTCTCTTCACTTCGCTTCTCGAATACCTGGACAAGTTCTGGGTTCTGGTCTATCAATGGACCCAGATCATGATAACTTTTTCCATCCGAAAGCAGGTCAAGACATGGTGGGGTTTCCATTCCACTGCTGTTCCCTATGAGCCTTACGCTCCTATTCTTCCAGGGTGCCAACAGACCTCTGACCCAATGAGTACCAGGGCTGACCTCACCTACTGCAAGAGGCCTTCCCCCAGATTCCACCGGCGTCAGATTCCTGGCAGGGCCCATAAAGTGAAGAGAGAAAAGCAGGAGCTGTAA